The sequence CAGTGAGAGCGACAAAATGAACACCCAGAGATTAGAAACGCAGCCGAGGATAACGGAGGGTTACACTGGGCAATGAAATCAAGAAATTAGCAGGCGTAGATTGCAAAACAGCTTGTTCAGATACGATACCATTTCGAAACGCCTTCATCATGCAGTGGATATAAGATGTGCTGATGACGACAACGTCAGCCAAATCGGTATATCTGTGGATTGTTGGTTCTTAGTGTAGTTTCTGTGACTCATAACTTGTGCCACCTCGGTCCGCACTTAGTCATGTTCAAATCTATACTTTCCTATGAGTACGACCAAAACCCTTAGTACATTATTAGATGCGTGAAAAGTTACTCCAACTTGCTTTGAAGATATGAATCTTTCAATGCTTGGTACAAACCGTTGCCATTTTTGTAATTACCAGAACTTCTCAAGAATCAAAGCATGTTCCCAGCGCTGTTGTTGAGCATGAGGACAGCGCAAGCTTCTGCGCAACCATATTCAACAACACGACTCTAGGTTTCACTCGGTTTTTCATGAATCTGTCTTGTCACCATAACTTGTTTTAGTATTGCTTAACCAATGCCTCTCCTTAACACCTTTTGCTGTTACAGTGCAAGAAACAGCAACAAAATTACTAAAACAGCCATAACTGACGTATTTGCTGCACTTACGCACCACACAAGCACTATAACACTTGCATACCAAGCAGGAATTCACCACCCTGGCCACGGGTGCCACCGTTGAACTCCTGGCTCAACTCGTGGCACACAAAAGCGTCCTGCACAGAGCCTGGGTACGAGGGATCCAGGACAGTGATCCGCAGGGTTGCGTCACACACCTGCAAAGTTTTGTGTGTATTGGAAGCAGGCCGGCAACAGTCATACAGCCACTACATGCAGTGCAACCGCAACTTTGTGGCGCAACACCCTTATTTCTCTCATGGTCATTTCGAAGCGCAGCTTTGGCAGCTTTACGTTTTATTTCACATATAGCAGTTACTGCATCTCTGCATATCAATGTCTATGAAATTGTGGCGCAATCACTACATCTTATTTTCATTCCTGCATTACTTTTCTTCAACACAACAGAGTTACCACGATCAAATTTTAAGCTCAATGgacctttcttttattgtgtcgtCACCCTTGGCGGAACTAAGTAGCGGCGTAAActtcgtttaccgcgactactgcgttcttttcgatCACTGCAGTTCGAGCCGCGGAAGATGCCTTTAAAAATGGGACAATGACCAAAAGTTGGCTTTCACGTTCGACCTTTCTGCATTGCACAAACAGCATGCACAATAATGAAAAAGATGGAATTTGTCCTCACCACCATGACGTTTAGGGCATAAAAGCCCTTGCgacaaaagtaagcagccttgttgccgtcgTCCCTTTCGTACGGTGCCCGAATGCAGACGAACGTGCCGTCGACTACCCCGATGCAGCCTTCAAACCTTGGGTCCATGTGGACGAAGCCTTCTTTCGCCGCGGCCAGTTCCTGCGCGCTGGCAGGGAAGGCGATCCACTCAtcgccgaggcgctcgacgatcgcttcaaCGACAGCGTGAATCGTGCGACTCACACTGGActggctcgtcgccacgtcctcgtcgCTTGCGATCGCGCCCTGGTAACGGCCGGTGGCGaagaagcgaagggcgcaaagcacttgctgCTCAACGGTCAAGGCGGTTCTCGTgcccgtacgccgcctctccaggtcccgGCGAAGCTctccgcacagccatcgcaccaTGTCCTTCGTCATGCGGTACCGTAGGCGAAATAATTCCTCGGGCATCGAGAAAGTATCGTGGTGCTCGCGGAATTCCCTTTCTGCCTGCAGCTGCAACCACTGCACGATGAACGccagcgccatttttttcttccagcgttctcttgcggcgagaaccacaACTTCGAACAAGTCAAATTCAGGAACAAGCATTCACTTTGACAAGCAAACTTTACATACACTACTTCGTGATATTATCAACCGAAACGTGTTAGCAAAGTAATTTACGGAACGACATCTATTCGTACGTATGGGAGGCGACACATCGAACGAGCAATTCAATTTAcgacaatatggcggccaatttggcgcacttcatcgttctcacattcttagcagcaaatttggcaggatgcaacgtcacgcaacgtcatattgacgctgcaaagagtgaggtcctgtgacgcaatgggcacCGTTAGTGCAATGTGTTGTGTCGGCGAGCGGTGACCGACAgcgagggcccgacgactggcacgagacgcgccgcgcgctggcacggcccgcgacacgagtgggagaagtgagagtccggagcccgcggaagcccaacaacgactgagccggccagcggccgtttattcaaAAACACGACACAACGGACACGCGTGCACCCGTGATTGGCCATATGCCATCACGTGTGCCGATACaagacggcctctgccgacaacacAGCACATAAGGCGCACTCTA comes from Rhipicephalus sanguineus isolate Rsan-2018 chromosome 7, BIME_Rsan_1.4, whole genome shotgun sequence and encodes:
- the LOC119398638 gene encoding putative nuclease HARBI1 encodes the protein MALAFIVQWLQLQAEREFREHHDTFSMPEELFRLRYRMTKDMVRWLCGELRRDLERRRTGTRTALTVEQQVLCALRFFATGRYQGAIASDEDVATSQSSVSRTIHAVVEAIVERLGDEWIAFPASAQELAAAKEGFVHMDPRFEGCIGVVDGTFVCIRAPYERDDGNKAAYFCRKGFYALNVMVVCDATLRITVLDPSYPGSVQDAFVCHELSQEFNGGTRGQGGEFLLGDSAYPLQPWLLTPIPGAHPLLPGSIAPTPHCGVSCNGALVS